A genomic region of Vitreoscilla filiformis contains the following coding sequences:
- a CDS encoding AAA family ATPase: MSASPLSRRKLPIGIQTFREIREDGAYYVDKTSYAVALQHTGKCYFLSRPRRFGKRLFLDTLKELFEGNRALFTGLYADTHWDWTRRYPVIRISFGGGVWPQPAELELRLHEMLGEHAQRLGVHLTHTSLTGRFAQLIEQAHVRTGERVVAQRATGPVVLTPRPHGRARGGADR; this comes from the coding sequence ATGAGCGCCTCACCTTTGTCACGCCGCAAGCTGCCGATTGGCATTCAGACCTTCCGCGAAATTCGCGAGGATGGGGCCTATTACGTTGACAAAACCAGCTACGCCGTGGCGTTGCAGCATACCGGCAAGTGTTACTTCCTGAGCCGCCCGCGCCGCTTCGGCAAGCGCTTGTTTCTGGACACGCTCAAAGAGCTGTTCGAAGGCAACCGCGCCTTGTTCACTGGGCTGTACGCCGACACGCACTGGGACTGGACGCGGCGTTATCCGGTGATTCGCATCAGCTTTGGCGGTGGCGTCTGGCCACAACCGGCGGAGTTGGAGCTGCGCTTGCACGAGATGCTGGGAGAACACGCCCAGCGCCTGGGCGTCCACCTCACCCACACCAGCCTGACTGGGCGGTTTGCGCAGTTGATCGAGCAGGCCCACGTCCGCACGGGCGAGCGCGTGGTGGCTCAGCGCGCCACAGGGCCGGTGGTGTTGACCCCACGTCCGCACGGGCGAGCGCGTGGTGGTGCTGATCGATGA
- a CDS encoding PD-(D/E)XK nuclease domain-containing protein, with amino-acid sequence MVLIDEYDKPILDNITDSARAIAMREALKNLYSVLKDSDAHLKFVFLTGVSKFSKVSLFSGLNHLQDITLDARYSAICGYTDEDVDTVFAPELPGLDREEIRRWYNGYNWLGQGVYNPFDMLLLFDRRAFRPYWFETGTPTFLVKLLTERQFFTPDLGQVLAEEKLLSSFDVNDMATEALLFQTGYLTVDSVWHIPGRTELTLKYPNLEVQGSLNESLLGQLCGSRTTTGRQVGQLYRLLAATDLEGLRCLFHAFYATIPHDWYRKNELAGFEGYYASIFYSYFASLGLDIRLEDTTNHGRIDMAVLFNGTVWLFEFKVVELVPEGKALAQLQARGYAEKYRARGEPIRLIGVEFSRTTRNIVAFEVATEGETSA; translated from the coding sequence GTGGTGCTGATCGATGAGTACGACAAACCCATTCTGGACAACATCACCGACAGCGCCCGCGCCATCGCCATGCGCGAGGCGCTCAAAAACCTCTACAGCGTGCTGAAAGACAGCGACGCGCATCTGAAATTTGTGTTCCTCACGGGCGTGTCCAAATTCAGCAAAGTGAGTTTGTTTTCCGGGCTGAACCACCTGCAAGACATCACGCTGGATGCCCGCTACAGCGCCATTTGCGGCTACACCGATGAGGATGTCGATACGGTGTTCGCGCCCGAGTTGCCGGGCTTGGATCGCGAAGAAATCCGGCGTTGGTACAACGGCTACAACTGGCTCGGGCAAGGCGTTTACAACCCGTTTGACATGCTGCTGTTGTTTGATCGGCGGGCGTTTCGGCCCTACTGGTTTGAAACCGGTACGCCGACGTTTTTGGTGAAACTGCTGACCGAACGGCAGTTTTTCACGCCGGATTTGGGCCAGGTGTTGGCGGAAGAAAAACTGCTGTCCTCGTTCGATGTGAACGACATGGCCACCGAGGCGCTGCTGTTCCAGACGGGCTACCTGACGGTGGACTCGGTCTGGCACATTCCCGGGCGCACCGAACTGACGCTCAAGTATCCGAACCTGGAGGTTCAAGGCAGTTTGAACGAAAGTTTGTTGGGGCAGTTGTGTGGTTCCCGCACGACCACGGGGCGTCAAGTGGGGCAGCTCTACCGCTTGTTGGCGGCGACAGATTTAGAGGGGCTGAGGTGTTTGTTCCATGCGTTTTACGCCACGATCCCGCACGATTGGTATCGGAAGAACGAGTTGGCGGGGTTCGAGGGTTACTACGCCAGTATTTTCTACAGCTACTTTGCCTCGCTTGGCCTCGATATTCGGCTCGAAGACACCACCAACCATGGCCGCATCGACATGGCGGTGTTGTTCAACGGCACGGTGTGGCTGTTCGAATTCAAAGTGGTGGAGCTGGTGCCCGAAGGCAAAGCGTTGGCCCAGTTACAAGCACGCGGCTACGCCGAAAAATACCGGGCGCGTGGCGAACCGATTCGCCTGATTGGCGTGGAATTCAGCCGCACCACGCGCAACATCGTGGCGTTTGAAGTTGCCACCGAGGGGGAAACATCAGCATGA
- a CDS encoding ABC transporter substrate-binding protein, with the protein MSRRAFLAHTATLAASTALPDGAFAQGSAARALKRLRVAFNTAETGFDPAQISDLYSATVIAHIIEPPYTYDHLARPVQVRPLTAAGPLESSADFLSHTLRIRPGIFFADDPAFNGQPRELVAADYAYALRRHFDPRYKSPNRAGLADAQILGLQALYEEALKTRQPFDYDRPVPGVEVLDRYTLRIRLGKPDPRFIHMLTSASLMGAVAREVVERYGDDIMAHPVGTGPFRLVQWRRSSLIALERNPTFREMRYEAHPAPDDAAGQAILQKLGGQRLPLVDRIEFSIIEGVQPGWLAFLAGDLDMTSVPPDYAASAMQNGHTAPNLARQGITVQRVPRADVAYTYFNMADPVVGGYTPEKVALRRAISLAYDVEREIRQVRRGLAIAAQGVVPPQTYGFDDRTRSGMSDYDPARAKALLDLYGYLDRNGDGWRELPDGRPLVLRYPTQSDEGNRPFTELWRKCMKEVGLNMVFEYGQWGAQLKQAQAGTLMMWTLGSAASTPDGQDPLSMVYGPLKGAGNFSGFDLPAFNQVFDRMGRLPDGPERLALFAQARRLMVAWMPVKAHSHRIRLLAVQPWLVGYQEHPFNRDFGRYVDVDPNRQPAARA; encoded by the coding sequence ATGAGTCGCCGCGCGTTTTTGGCGCACACCGCCACCTTGGCCGCCAGTACGGCCCTGCCCGATGGGGCGTTCGCGCAAGGAAGCGCAGCCCGGGCGCTCAAGCGTTTGCGTGTGGCCTTCAACACGGCGGAAACCGGCTTCGACCCGGCGCAAATCTCCGACCTGTATTCGGCCACGGTGATTGCCCACATCATCGAGCCGCCCTACACCTACGATCACTTGGCCCGTCCGGTGCAAGTGCGCCCGCTCACAGCGGCGGGGCCGTTGGAATCGTCGGCGGACTTTCTCAGCCACACGTTGCGCATTCGGCCCGGGATTTTTTTTGCCGACGATCCGGCGTTCAACGGCCAGCCGCGTGAACTCGTCGCAGCCGACTACGCTTACGCGCTGCGCCGCCATTTCGACCCGCGCTACAAAAGCCCGAACCGCGCTGGCTTGGCCGACGCGCAAATCCTCGGGCTGCAAGCGCTGTACGAGGAGGCGCTGAAAACGCGCCAGCCGTTCGACTATGACCGCCCGGTGCCCGGCGTGGAGGTGCTGGATCGGTACACGTTGCGCATCCGCTTGGGCAAGCCCGACCCGCGTTTCATTCACATGCTGACTTCGGCGTCGCTCATGGGGGCGGTGGCGCGTGAGGTGGTGGAGCGCTACGGCGACGACATCATGGCCCACCCCGTGGGCACCGGCCCGTTTCGGTTGGTGCAATGGCGGCGCAGTTCGCTCATTGCATTGGAGCGCAACCCGACGTTTCGTGAGATGCGTTACGAGGCCCACCCGGCGCCTGACGATGCCGCCGGGCAAGCGATTCTGCAAAAACTGGGTGGGCAGCGGCTGCCGTTGGTGGATCGGATCGAGTTTTCCATCATCGAAGGTGTGCAGCCGGGTTGGTTGGCCTTTTTGGCCGGTGATCTGGACATGACCAGCGTGCCGCCCGACTACGCCGCCAGCGCGATGCAGAACGGCCACACGGCGCCCAACTTGGCGCGCCAAGGCATCACGGTGCAGCGTGTGCCCCGTGCTGATGTGGCCTACACCTACTTCAATATGGCCGATCCGGTGGTGGGGGGCTACACGCCGGAGAAGGTCGCGCTGCGCCGGGCGATTTCGCTGGCCTACGACGTGGAGCGTGAGATTCGCCAGGTGCGCCGAGGGTTGGCCATCGCGGCGCAAGGCGTGGTGCCGCCGCAGACGTATGGGTTCGACGACCGCACGCGCTCTGGCATGAGCGATTACGACCCCGCACGGGCCAAAGCCCTGCTCGACCTCTATGGCTACCTCGACCGCAATGGCGACGGGTGGCGCGAGTTGCCCGATGGGCGTCCGTTGGTGCTGCGTTACCCCACGCAAAGCGACGAGGGCAACCGTCCGTTCACCGAGCTGTGGCGCAAGTGCATGAAAGAGGTGGGGCTGAACATGGTGTTCGAGTATGGGCAGTGGGGCGCGCAGCTCAAGCAGGCCCAGGCCGGGACGCTCATGATGTGGACGCTGGGCAGTGCCGCCAGCACGCCCGATGGGCAAGATCCGTTGAGCATGGTGTACGGCCCGCTCAAAGGGGCGGGCAACTTCAGCGGTTTTGACCTGCCGGCGTTCAATCAAGTGTTTGACCGCATGGGGCGCTTGCCCGATGGCCCCGAGCGCTTGGCCCTGTTCGCCCAAGCGCGTCGGCTGATGGTGGCTTGGATGCCGGTGAAAGCGCACAGCCACCGCATCCGTTTGCTGGCGGTGCAGCCGTGGCTGGTGGGCTACCAAGAGCATCCGTTCAATCGGGATTTCGGGCGGTATGTGGATGTCGATCCAAACCGCCAACCCGCCGCACGGGCTTGA